A single Bosea sp. PAMC 26642 DNA region contains:
- a CDS encoding nucleotidyltransferase family protein, whose amino-acid sequence MVLAAGLGQRMRPITDTLPKPLVRIGDKAMLDHALDRLAEAGVEEAVVNVHHLASQIEAHVADRTAPRVTISDERTLLLETGGGVRKALPLLGQEPFFHINSDSLWAESSFSNLNAMVAAWNPARMDMLLLLAEREGSVGFDGKGDFFLGEDGLLTRRGTAASAPYVYAGVAVMKPDLFAGTPEGPFSLNLLFDRAIAAGSLYGLVLRGRWLHVGTPEAIAPAEAAFAAAQGCDD is encoded by the coding sequence ATGGTGCTGGCGGCGGGCCTGGGCCAGCGGATGCGGCCGATCACCGACACTTTGCCCAAACCCCTCGTCCGCATCGGCGACAAGGCGATGCTCGACCATGCGCTCGACCGGCTCGCCGAAGCAGGCGTCGAGGAGGCGGTCGTCAACGTCCACCACCTGGCTTCACAGATCGAGGCACATGTCGCCGATCGCACTGCGCCGCGCGTCACGATCTCCGACGAGCGGACGCTCCTGCTGGAGACCGGCGGCGGCGTCAGGAAGGCGCTGCCTCTGCTCGGCCAGGAGCCGTTTTTCCACATCAATTCGGATTCGCTCTGGGCCGAGAGCAGCTTCTCCAATTTGAACGCGATGGTCGCTGCCTGGAACCCTGCACGTATGGACATGCTGCTGCTGCTCGCCGAGCGCGAGGGCAGTGTCGGCTTCGACGGCAAGGGCGATTTCTTTCTGGGCGAGGACGGGCTGCTGACACGGCGCGGTACGGCCGCCAGCGCACCTTACGTCTATGCCGGCGTCGCCGTCATGAAGCCCGACCTGTTCGCGGGAACGCCCGAGGGGCCGTTCTCGCTCAATCTGCTGTTCGACCGTGCCATCGCAGCGGGCAGCCTGTACGGACTTGTCCTGCGCGGCCGCTGGCTGCATGTCGGCACGCCTGAGGCGATCGCGCCGGCCGAGGCGGCCTTCGCGGCGGCGCAGGGCTGCGATGACTGA